Proteins encoded within one genomic window of Brienomyrus brachyistius isolate T26 chromosome 22, BBRACH_0.4, whole genome shotgun sequence:
- the LOC125718138 gene encoding uncharacterized protein LOC125718138 translates to MEMKLLDFPIPKLEVTLGEASRVLQLTLDPQQYSDYESTLSHQKGVLQDIHAQLAATASGHENWVTDRFKSHLLCCRGPLPTSTAVPAVLAPSRSQRTGVPAERAAALLWAVARLCTEPQLVEGEAPTERTQQSEIFSASRLPGKSLDLIQVFPDSLHAILICHGGIFPVQILCRPSPGVPPCPLPFLDIYSQVAEAASWPQAAEEQDPAIICGFSTLPRQDWHALRQRILDNGGEAAVSLELMESAVVALTLDNSPPPPGLAETLNKLRLGRDDGRCLRYYDKVMNIVVFQDSTAGVVFEHSAVDGMVASLVTESVWHLSESLQLSQLLPEAGLSPQNILSTSNSLSLHPLSFPLQAIRQQSTPTPTPQSLLQASHPIMTFEIPSYPDIFSTLRAHRALFDAWVTFSLQLALWQTLGDSAKRHILVTPTHMRHYKHGRCDPTFTSTVQSHQLLKVLMSCTGPNNTLQHTKDLLCLFHQAFQEHKHLIKNTKSGQGVGPHLAALRLPLSQDNPLKKFLDPFGCPSVYLTGKDLMEGVECAVGNVYAQDQLVVTYLGRRDRVRMVLNGKGSFANVLDQLQENLKNTLKLMMLLALRYAIAAQMGALECWLHDQDDMTEKENPVTEAGGLNQQKASSGLTADMKSDFTLLIHGGAGEDMTLKQNEINMIEFSLQSALMLGARELGGGGSSLNAVERCVSALEDCFLFNAGKGSVFNREGRNEMEATIIDGSELNSGSVACVKTVKNPVKAARKVMEKSPHGLLVGDGAEAFLQCLNDKEKPMGAEYFHTDVRHKELKMKLMDRGTSRSNHPQTVGAIALDRHGKLAAATSTGGLVGKWAGRVGDTAVVGAGIFADAKLAVTCSGDGDVFLRRTVAHKVASLYHHKGHSLQEACKEVISEHLKGSCAGIIGVDACGDTAIECNAGVMFVGSIIRGTACAQVIRPLKTYSNVIWETDKLVAYLHSEPWTPGATILTQKNPNMPNSIFHLPEQEFLELLLGAKTVANLLCEQLEVQRCALVFKPQPERAAHIRLLPLHGLEPNWKPHLAEEMNFQYYDPGYCTSKNGPLCEDAELKKVQAKIRSYLSTPDTSPSYKFLGDPSHNNLFSRIVRGEEKQWRVWESSEHVAFLTPFPSAPGFTVLVPRRPLPSNIFCLEEDDYKALVLASREVAHLLKKAMGAHGVALIFEGYEIDFAHAKLIPLLSPSEHFPLSNIPQFCSTYQGYVTSADGPLATPDSLKDIQSKVTRCKPPQSWKDPEKHADLAVRSQWYRQLFKIQDTLFHSTVEFFHNICRYAYALTPITTDTISSPMGLGSDSEPVHVNMLGQDVYLADSMQFILEYFLRFQEGLQGTYYVSPSFRGEDPDATHLNQFYHVECELLGDMEMAMHVAENYVAHLTRTMLKKHSDIILVCAGTLFHAQSLLKSLDGQERLPRVTLEQALPMMPSEDCFEWVQDGQPQYGKKLTRKGEQVLIRGYGGAVWLTEMDHLGVPFYQAYVEGSGKQKAKAADLLLGLGETIGLGERHSTPEMVQEALRHHAVPEESYKWYIQMRQMKALLSSGWGMGTERYLCWLLQHDDVRDMHIIPRLKAKKYMP, encoded by the exons ATGGAAATGAAGCTGCTTGACTTCCCCATTCCCAAGCTGGAGGTCACCCTGGGCGAGGCCAGCCGTGTGCTGCAGCTCACCCTGGATCCCCAGCAGTACTCAGACTATGAGAGTACCCTGTCCCACCAGAAGGGGGTGCTTCAAGACATTCATGCCCAATTGGCTGCCACTGCGTCCGGACACGAGAACTGGGTGACCGACCGGTTCAAGAGCCATCTGCTCTGTTGCCGTGGGCCCCTACCCACCTCCACCGCCGTCCCTGCTGTCCTGGCCCCCTCCAGATCTCAGCGGACCGGCGTCCCAGCTGAGCGcgcagcagctctactctggGCGGTGGCCAGGCTCTGCACTGAGCCGCAGCTGGTGGAGGGTGAAGCTCCCACAGAGAGGACACAGCAGTCGGAGATCTTCTCTGCCAGCCGCCTCCCTGGTAAAAGTCTGGACCTGATTCAG gtttTCCCGGACAGCCTTCACGCCATCTTGATCTGCCATGGAGGGATATTCCCAGTGCAGATCCTGTGTCGTCCGAGTCCTGGGGTGCCCCCATGCCCGCTACCTTTCCTCGACATCTACAGCCaggtggcagaggctgccagtTGGCCCCAAGCAGCTGAGGAACAGGACCCTGCCATCATCTGTGGCTTCTCCACCCTCCCACGCCAGGACTGGCATGCCCTGAGGCAGCGCATCCTAGACAACGGGGGAGAAGCGGCCGTCTCGCTTGAGCTGATGGAAAGCGCCGTGGTGGCCCTGACTCTGGACAATTCTCCACCTCCACCTGGTCTGGCTGAAACCCTCAACAAACTGAGACTTGGGAGAGATGATGGACGTTGCCTGCGATACTATGACAAG GTGATGAATATAGTGGTTTTCCAGGACAGCACAGCGGGTGTGGTGTTTGAGCACAGTGCCGTGGATGGCATGGTCGCCAGCTTGGTGACAGAGAGCGTGTGGCACCTCTCTGAGTCACTTCAATTAAGCCAACTTCTGCCGGAGGCTGGACTCAGCCCTCAGAACATCTTGAGTACCAGCAATTCCTTATCTCTTCATCCACTGTCCTTTCCGCTACAGGCCATAAGGCAGCaaagcacccccacccccaccccccaatcacTTCTTCAGGCTTCCCATCCTATTATGACATTTGAGATTCCATCTTACCCAGATATCTTCAGCACCCTGAGAGCTCACAGGGCCTTGTTCGATGCATGGGTCACCTTCTCCTTACAGCTTGCCCTTTGGCAGACTCTTGGGGATTCTGCTAAGAGACACATCCTGGTCACGCCCACCCATATGCGTCACTATAAGCATGGCCGCTGTGATCCCACATTCACCTCGACTGTGCAGTCTCACCAGCTACTGAAGGTGTTAATGTCCTGCACTGGGCCCAACAACACCCTTCAGCACACCAAAGACCTCTTGTGTCTCTTTCATCAAGCATTCCAGGAGCACAAGCACCTCATCAAAAACACAAAAAGTGGTCAGGGTGTAGGTCCTCACTTGGCTGCCCTACGCTTACCTTTATCCCAGGACAACCCTCTTAAAAAGTTTCTAGATCCCTTTGGCTGTCCTTCAGTCTACCTCACAGGCAAAGATTTGATGGAAGGGGTGGAGTGCGCCGTGGGGAATGTGTATGCGCAGGACCAGTTGGTTGTCACCTACCTTGGAAGAAGAGACCGGGTTCGCATGGTCCTTAATGGGAAAGGTagttttgcaaatgttttggaCCAACTTCAGGAGAACCTTAAAAACACTCTTAAACTGATGATGCTGTTGGCCCTGAGGTACGCTATAGCAGCTCAAATGGGGGCACTGGAATGCTGGTTGCATGATCAAGATGATATGACAGAGAAGGAAAATCCAGTCACTGAAGCAGGAGGTTTAAATCAGCAGAAAGCTTCTTCTGGTTTGACTGCGGATATGAAATCAGATTTCACTCTGCTGATCCATGGTGGGGCTGGGGAGGACATGACACTGAAGCAGAATGAGATAAATATGATTGAGTTCTCACTGCAGTCAGCCCTAATGCTGGGGGCACGAGAGTTAGGAGGTGGAGGCAGCAGCCTCAATGCAGTTGAGAGATGCGTGTCTGCACTTGAGGACTGCTTCTTGTTCAATGCCGGCAAGGGTTCAGTGTTCAACAGGGAAGGGAGGAACGAAATGGAGGCAACTATCATAGATGGTAGCGAACTGAATTCTGGGTCTGTGGCTTGTGTGAAAACAGTGAAAAACCCAGTCAAAGCAGCAAGGAAGGTCATGGAGAAGAGCCCCCATGGACTCCTGGTTGGAGATGGTGCCGAAGCATTCCTGCAGTGCCTGAATGACAAGGAGAAGCCAATGGGAGCTGAGTACTTTCACACTGATGTGCGACACAAGGAGCTGAAGATGAAACTCATGGATAGAGGTACCTCAAGAAGCAACCACCCACAAACAGTAGGAGCCATCGCTTTGGATCGGCATGGGAAGCTGGCTGCAGCAACGTCCACCGGCGGGTTAGTGGGAAAGTGGGCAGGACGAGTTGGAGACACGGCAGTGGTGGGTGCTGGGATTTTTGCTGATGCAAAGTTGGCAGTGACCTGCTCTGGAGATGGGGATGTGTTTCTGAGACGGACGGTTGCACACAAAGTAGCTAGTCTCTACCACCACAAAGGCCACAGTCTCCAGGAAGCCTGTAAGGAGGTTATTTCTGAACACCTGAAGGGGTCTTGTGCAGGAATAATAGGTGTTGATGCTTGTGGTGACACTGCGATTGAATGTAATGCAGGAGTGATGTTCGTTGGATCGATAATACGTGGCACCGCATGTGCTCAAGTCATAAGACCCTTAAAAACTTATTCTAATGTAATTTGGGAGACAGATAAACTAGTAGCCTACTTACACTCTGAGCCATGGACTCCAGGAGCAACAATACTTACTCAAAAGAACCCAAACATGCCCAACAGTATCTTTCATCTTCCAGAGCAAGAGTTCCTAGAGCTCCTTCTAGGGGCGAAGACGGTCGCCAATCTTCTCTGTGAACAACTAGAGGTACAGCGTTGTGCTCTAGTGTTCAAGCCACAACCGGAGCGAGCAGCTCACATCCGACTGTTGCCACTGCATGGACTGGAACCAAACTGGAAGCCTCACCTTGCTGAAGAAATGAACTTCCAGTATTATGACCCTGGTTACTGTACTTCTAAGAATGGTCCACTTTGTGAGGATGCAGAACTAAAGAAAGTCCAAGCTAAAATTAGATCATACCTTTCGACACCTGATACATCACCCAGCTATAAATTTCTTGGAGACCCTTCCCACAATAACCTCTTTTCCCGCATAGTGCGTGGGGAGGAGAAGCAgtggagagtgtgggaaagcaGTGAGCATGTGGCTTTCCTCACACCATTTCCCAGTGCTCCAGGTTTTACCGTTCTTGTGCCACGTCGCCCACTACCAAGCAATATCTTTTGCTTGGAGGAAGACGACTACAAGGCTTTGGTCCTGGCCTCCCGTGAAGTAGCCCATCTGCTGAAAAAGGCAATGGGTGCCCATGGGGTGGCACTAATCTTTGAAGGCTATGAGATTGATTTCGCCCATGCAAAATTGATTCCATTGCTTTCTCCATCTGAACATTTTCCTTTAAGCAACATCCCCCAGTTTTGCTCAACCTACCAGGGGTATGTGACATCTGCTGATGGCCCGCTGGCTACTCCTGATAGTCTGAAAGACATCCAATCAAAAGTCACACGCTGCAAACCACCTCAATCTTGGAAGGACCCTGAAAAACACGCTGATCTAGCTGTCAGAAGTCAGTGGTACCGCCAGCTCTTTAAAATCCAGGATACTCTTTTTCATTCTACTGTGGAGTTCTTTCACAACATCTGCAGGTATGCATACGCTCTGACTCCCATCACTACTGACACCATCTCCTCACCCATGGGCCTCGGATCTGACTCTGAGCCAGTTCATGTAAACATGCTTGGGCAGGATGTCTACTTAGCAGACTCCATGCAGTTCATCCTTGAGTATTTCCTGCGCTTTCAAGAAGGCCTTCAAGGTACCTATTACGTGTCGCCCAGTTTCCGTGGGGAAGATCCTGATGCTACACACCTGAACCAGTTCTATCATGTGGAATGTGAGCTTCTGGGAGACATGGAAATGGCTATGCATGTAGCTGAAAACTATGTAGCCCACCTCACACGCACAATGCTGAAAAAACACTCTGACATCATCTTGGTGTGTGCCGGGACCCTCTTCCATGCTCAGAGTCTGCTGAAGAGTTTAGATGGACAGGAGCGCCTACCAAGGGTCACACTGGAGCAGGCCTTGCCTATGATGCCATCTGAGGATTGTTTTGAATGGGTGCAGGATGGACAACCCCAGTATGGGAAGAAACTGACGCGTAAAGGGGAGCAAGTCCTGATCAGGGGGTATGGGGGAGCGGTTTGGCTGACGGAAATGGACCACCTCGGGGTGCCTTTCTACCAGGCGTATGTCGAGGGATCGGGGAAGCAAAAAGCCAAAGCAGCAGACCTTCTCCTGGGTCTGGGAGAGACCATCGGCCTGGGGGAGAGGCACTCCACCCCAGAGATGGTGCAAGAGGCCTTGAGGCACCATGCAGTGCCAGAAGAATCTTACAAATGGTACATTCAGATGCGTCAGATGAAGGCCCTACTCAGCAGTGGCTGGGGCATGGGCACCGAGCGATACCTGTGCTGGCTGCTCCAGCACGATGACGTCAGAGACATGCACATCATACCTCGTCTGAAGGCCAAGAAGTACATGCCGTGA
- the utp18 gene encoding U3 small nucleolar RNA-associated protein 18 homolog, with translation MDEDTLHYKSKKKGMKRVRGDHVNITQTDCESLKRQKNLKRVSALGEKEESERLLEELVFGAEEELLEKLNNEHDDYMHGNLLSNDSDESEAENEARLAVPPPRKAAWEDEEDAIEKEIDINRCKRAGIMAGTAGIHSKEKLQRKLREQFQRAMGGAPSWAEKHMKKRKAKDDEASDEDNDLLCKTGNFVAVSETLPKGTIQMKNCLNANNDRLSSGKLSTVQFHPSAQVVMTAGFDQSVSLFQVDGRTNPKIQSVFLENFPVYEARFSADGEQVVATSSHNKLFYVYDMIEGRVVPVQGVRGLEEKKLKEFEVSPDGNLLLFVGSSGYFHLLTMKTKELVCSMKINGEVTGAAFSPDGSKIYVGSDVGEVFVWSVKSRRCLNKLTDDGSLKLTALSVSKNGQYLACGSSSGVVNVYSSDACLQESNPKPLKAVMNLLTPISSLRFNPTTEILAIASNAADEAVRLVHIPSFTVFSNYPVFRKKTVYLPQCLDFSPNSGFFSVANNKGKALLYRLKHYTDF, from the exons ATGGACGAAGACACGCTGCATTACAAATCAAAGAAAAAGGGTATGAAAAGAGTGCGGGGTGATCATGTCAATATAACACAAACGGATTGCGAGTCTCTCAAGAGGCAGAAAAATCTTAAGAGAGTGTCGGCATTAGGCGAAAAAGAAGAATCGGAGAGACTTCTGGAAGAACTGGTTTTCGGTGCCGAAGAGGAGTTACTGGAAAAACTGAACAACGAG CATGACGACTATATGCATGGGAACTTGCTAAGCAACGACTCCGACGAATCGGAAGCTGAAAATGAAGCGCGGCTGGCGGTGCCGCCTCCCAGGAAGGCGGCTTGGGAAGACGAGGAAGATGCCATTGAGAAAGA AATAGATATCAACCGCTGCAAACGTGCCGGCATCATGGCAGGCACTGCAGGGATACACTCAAAAGAAAAACTGCAAAGGAAACTTAGAGAACA GTTCCAGCGAGCAATGGGTGGAGCTCCGTCATGGGCAGAGAAGCACATGAAGAAGAGAAAAGCCAAGGATGATGAAG cAAGTGATGAAGATAACGACTTGTTGTGCAAGACGGGTAACTTTGTGGCTGTCTCAGAGACGCTCCCCAAAGGCACTATACAG ATGAAGAACTGCTTAAATGCGAATAATGATCGGCTTTCTTCAGGAAAGTTAAGTACTGTGCAGTTTCACCCCTCGGCACAAGTGGTTATGACTGCAGGATTCGATCAGTCCGTCTCTCTCTTCCAG GTTGATGGAAGGACCAACCCTAAGATCCAGAGTGTTTTCCTGGAGAACTTTCCCGTATACGAAGCCCGCTTCAGCGCCGACGGAGAGCAGGTGGTGGCCACCAGCAGTCACAATAAGCTCTTCTACGTCTATGACATGATAGAGGGTCGGGTCGTCCCCGTACAGGGGGTCCGAG GTTTGGAAGAGAAGAAGCTCAAGGAATTTGAGGTTTCCCCAGACGGGAACCTTCTTCTCTTTGTAGGCTCTTCCGGATATTTTCACTTGCTGACGATGAAG ACTAAGGAATTAGTTTGCAGCATGAAGATAAACGGGGAAGTCACGGGCGCGGCATTCTCCCCTGACGGCAGCAAAATCTACGTCGGCTCAG ACGTCGGAGAGGTTTTCGTTTGGAGTGTAAAAAGCCGGAGATGCTTGAACAAGCTAACGGATGATGGCAGCTTGAAGCTAACTGCACTTTCTGTGTCCAAGAATGGACAGTATCTGGCTTGTGG GTCCAGCTCAGGAGTGGTGAATGTTTACTCCAGTGACGCTTGCCTGCAGGAGTCAAACCCCAAGCCCCTCAAGGCCGTCATGAACTTGCTGACCCCCATTTCTTCCCTGCGATTTAACCCCACCACTGAAATTCTTGCCATCGCCTCTAATGCGGCAGATGAAGCTGTTCGACTG GTCCACATCCCCAGCTTCACTGTGTTTTCCAACTACCCCGTGTTTCGGAAGAAGACGGTCTATCTCCCGCAGTGCCTGGACTTCTCTCCAAACAGCGGCTTCTTCTCCGTAGCGAATAACAAAGGGAAGGCCTTGCTGTACAG GCTGAAGCATTACACAGACTTCTGA